The window TCAGCTCTCCCGACGAGCTGGACGAGAACGACTTCCGCCGCAACAACCCCCGCTTCACCGACACCAACCTGGACGCGAACCTGCGGCTGGCGGAGAAGGTCAAGGAGATCGCCGCCGAGAAGGACGTGACCCCGGCCCAGCTGGCGATCGCCTGGGTGCTGGCCCAGGGCGAGGACCTGGTGCCGATCCCGGGCACCAAGCGCCGCAGCTACCTGGAGCAGAACGCCGGCGCGGTCGGCATCGAGCTGACCAAGGAGGATCTGACCCGCATCGACGCCGAGCTGCCCGAGGTGGCGGGCCAGCGGTACGACGAGGCGGGGATGCGCGCGATCAACCGGTAGCCGGCCGCGCGAGGCGGTGTCGCGTCCGGCCGCAGGCCGTCCGCGGCGCCGCCGTGGCCGGGCACGCGGTTCCCGGCGCCCCTCTTGAGGAGGCGGGCGGTTCCCCGCGCCTCGCGCAGAGTGCGGTGTGCCGTACGCCACCGTGACAGCGGGACGGCAGGACGGGTGCGGGGGTCTGTGAGGAAGCACACGGCGGTTCCCAACCGGCTGGTGCGCAGGGGGGTTTGGCGGTGCGTACGGGTTCCCGGCCGGGGGTGCCGCCGACGGCTCGCCCGGCCCGTCTGCCACCATGGTCGACGCCCTGACCAAGCACCCTGGCCGCGCAGTGCAGCCGGCCCCACGGGGTTCTCCGGTCACTCTCCCGACCCCGGTTGTCGAGTACCCCGCCGTGTCTGCTTCGTCTTCCCTGCCCACACCCGCTTCCCGTGCCGCCCTCTCGCGTTCGCCGTGGCGGTCCCTGAGATACCGCAGCATGCGCTGGTGGTCGGCGGCGAACTTCGTCTCCAACGCCGGCACCTGGATGCAGCTCACGGTGCAGAACCTGCTCGTGCTCCAGATCACCGGTTCCGCGGCGGCGACCGGCCTGTCGATGTCCGTGCAGGCGGCGCCCGCGCTGTTCGTCAGCCTGCTGGGCGGCGCGGCCGTGGACCGCTGGCACCGCAGGCTGACGGTCGCGTTGAGCCAGGCGCTGCTCGGCGCGGTCGCCTTCGCCACCGCGCTGCTGGTGGCGCTGGACCGGATCGACATGCCGGCGCTGCTGGTGCTGGCCGCCGTGACCGGCCTCATCGCCACCGTCGACGGACCGGCGTGCGCCCTGCTCGGCAACGATCTCGTGCCCGTGGCGGACGTGCCGTCCGCGATCGGCGTCGGCTCGCTGGTGCACAGCGCGGGCCGGCTGACCGGCACCGCCCTCGCGGGGGTGACCGTCGGTTTCCTCGGCACCGCCGCCGCCTACGCGGCCAACGGGGTCTCGTTCCTCTTCGTGGCGGCGGTCGTCCCGTTCCTGCGCCCGGCACCCGGCGCCGCGGCGCGGGAACCGGTGGCCGACGCCCCCGCCGCTCCGGCCCGCGCGGAGATGAGCGTCCGGGAGGGCCTCACCTTCTTCGCGCGCCGGCCCCGGCTGGTCGCGCTCGCGGGCATCACCGGCATCAGCTCGGTCTTCGGCCGCAACTACGGCCTGACCCTGGCCGTCCTGGTGACCGGCCCGCTCGCCGGTGGCGCGGGAGCCTTCGGCACCGTGTCCACCGTGCTGGCGGTCGGGGGCATCCTCGGCGCGGTCCTCGGGGCGCGGCTGCACAAGCCGTCGGTGCGGACCGTGGGTCTGCTCGCCGCGGCGGGCGCGCTGCTCCAGGTCGTCGCGGGACTGTCCCCGTCACTCGCCGTCCTGCTGGTGCTGGTGCTGCCCATGGCGGTGGTCGAGTCCGTCTCCGACACCGCCGGTACGGCCGTGCTGCAGACCGATCCGCCCGCGCATCTGCGGGGCCGGGTGCTCGGGGTGTGGAGCAGCATCGGCACGGTGTGGGGCCTGGGCGGCCCGCCGCTGCTGGGCCTGCTGATGGAGTGGGCCGGGGCGCGCGGTGCCCTGGTCGCCGGCGGTCTGCTCATCGCCGGGTCGATCGGCGCGGGCCTGCTGGTGCGCCGGCGCGGTGGCCCGGTGCCGGTGGCGCTGGCCGCGAAGGACGGCGACGTGGCCGGGCGGTCGGCTCTGGGCACGGCCGCCTGACCGTCGTACCGTCCGGCTCGGTTCAGGCCTGCTGCCGGTCCGGGCCGCCCGGCAGGTGGTAGACGTGGAAGGCCTGCCCGATCACCGGCTGGGCCACATTGCGCACGCGGACGCCGCCGCTGGTCATGCCGTGCTCGGTGCCCGCGTGGGCGTGACCGTGCACCGCGAGGTCGGCGCCGCCGGTGTCGATGGCCTCCGCGAGCAGATAGCTGCCGAGGAACGGATAGATCTCCAGCGGTTCCCCCGCCAGCGTGTCCGGTACGGGCGCGAAGTGGGTCAGCGCGATCCGCACGTCGCAGTCGCCCAGGTCCTTCAGGGCGCCGTGCAGGGCGTCGGCGCTCCTGCGGGTGTAGCGGACGAACTCCTTCATGAGCGGTTCGCCGAACTCCCCGGCGCAGCGGCCGACGAAACCGCCGCCGAAGCCCTTGGTCCCGGCCACCCCGATCCGTGCCCCGCCGGCGGTGACGACGACGGCCTCCCCCTCCAGTACGTGCGCGCCGGCTTCCCGGAGGACGGCGGTGACCTCCTCGGGCCGTTCGTCGTGGTGGTCGTGGTTGCCGAGGACGGCGACGACCGGCACCGCGAGGCCCTCGATCTCCCGGGCGACGACGGCCGCCTCCTCCGGGGTGCCGTGCCGGGTGAGGTCCCCGGCGAGCAGCAGGACGTCGGCGCACTCGGGCAGCGTGTCGAAGGAGGGCCGCAGGGTTCCCTGGCTCTCGGGGCCCATGTGGATGTCCCCGACGGCCGCTACACGGATCATGTGAGGTCCTCCCCGTGGTCGGGCGAGGAGGTCCCGGCGATGAGCATGTCGCTGTGGACCGGGTGTCCCGCCAGTTCCTCGCGCGCCTTGTCCAGGATCTCGTCGCGGCACTGGGCGGACGGCACGGTGCCGGTGAGCAGGACGGCGTCGCCGCGCAGCTCCACCCGTACGCCGAGTTCCCCGAGCGGCCCGGATGCCAGGTGTTCGGCGAGGTGGGCGACGCGGTAGTCCAGGTTGGCCGCGCCCGTCGGGGGCGAGGCGCTTGCGTCGGTCATGGCTGCCCTTCCTGGGGATCGATCACGTTCAGCCGTTCGAGGAGGAAGAGGAAGGCGGCCGGCATGGGCTGGTCCCCGCACTCCTCGCGCACCACGTCCCAGTCGACCTTCTCGCGGACCGCCCGGGCCACCGGCAGCACCGACCCGAAATCGCAGTAGTGCTCCGAGAAGGCGCTGATCAGGCTGTGGATCAGGTCGGTCGGGCAGAGCACGGGCATGAGCACCGAGTCGACCGGCAGGACATGGGCCCGGTCGAGCATGTCCTTGGTGACGGGCTGGTGCGCGAGGGCGAAGATGACGTCGACGTTCTGCCCGTGGCAGGTGGTCTTCAGCAGCCAGTCCTCGGGCGGGATCCGTACGGCGAGGCCCGCCTCGCGGAGCGTACCGGCGACCGCCTCGGCGTCCTCGGGGAGGATGGCGAAGTCGGCGTCGTGCTGGAGGTAGCGGCTGCCGCCGTGGGCGTACACGGCGACGCTGCCGGCCAGGGCGAAGGGGTGGCCCGCGCGTTTGAGGAGGGCACCGATCTGTTTGGTGGCCTCCAGGATCGCCTGGCTGCGGTCCTCCGGCAGGGCTGACGGCTCCGGCAGGGCCGGGGCAGCCGGGTCTCGCCCGCCCGTGGCGAGGTGCAGCCCCGTGGCCTCGGGTCGCCGGGCGGGCGCTGTGTCCTCCCCGTTGTGCGTCATGACCTCTCCCATCGCGGCGCACTCCACCCCCGGGCGGCCGGGTCGGCGCCGGGGGCCCTTCGGGTACCCGGGCCGTCCGGCCCGACACCGGTCACCGGCGAAGCGGTCCCGTCGTCGGCCCGACCGGAGAGCGTCCGCGGGCCGCGGGCGGTGCCGGCCGTGAGGGCGTGGCCGTGGAAGAAGTCGGGGGCGCGGCGCCGCATCACCAGGATGATCAGGGTGCCGGCGGGGCGACCCATGACCGGTCCGGCGAGGGCGGCGGAGGCGTTGTCCGAGGTGGCCGCGTCGGCGAGCCCCGAGCCGGCGGTGCCGGAGCCCGACGGCCGTCCGGGTGGCGACGGCGCCGGCCAGGTGGGAGCCGACAAGGACGGCCGTCGCGATCAGGGCGGTCACCTCCTCCCCGTGTGACCTGCGTCGTGTGCGGCGTCACCCGCGGACGGCGAGTGGCCGCCCGCTCCGCCCAGGGGCACGCTGGTAGGCATGAGATCCCGGATCGGGGGCGCCGGCGCGCGGCAGCCATGGCAGTCGTCGCATGCCCTGATCCTGCTCCCGATCACGCTCATCGCGGTCATCACCGCCGTCGACATGCACGCGCCCACCGACGTCCACCTCGGCCCGACCCTGGTGATCGCGCCCGCGATCACCCCGTCCTTCGCCGGCCCCTGGACCACGGCGGGCATCGGCGCGTTGGCCACGGGCGCACAGATCCTCATCGGCGCCACGCACGGCGGGCTCTACACGACGAACCACATCGTGCAGATCATCACCCTCGCGCTGCTGTCCGTGCTCTGCGTCATCTACAGCGCGCTGCGCGAGCGCCGGCAGGCCCAGCTGGCCCAGGTGCGCACGGTAGCCGAGGCCGCACAGCACGTGCTGATGTGGCCGCTGCCCGAGCAGATCGGCCCGCTGCGGATCGCCTCCCTGTACCTGGCCGCCGAGGACGAGGCGCAGATCGGCGGCGACCTCTACGCGGCGACCGTCAGCGACGGCGCCGTCCGCGTCCTGATCGGCGACGTCCGGGGCAAGGGGCTGCCCGCCATCGGGGAGGCCGCCCTGCTGCTCAGTTCCTTCCGGGAGAGCGCGCACCGGCACGTCCCGCTGGCGGAGCTCGCCACCAGCCTGGACCAGAGCGTCAGCCGGTACGCGGCCGACCTGGAGCCACCGGAGGAGGCGGGCGAGCGGTTCGCCACCGCGCTGCTCGTGGAGATCCCGGACCACGATCCGGTCACCCGGATGACCAGCTGTGGTCATCCGCCGCCCCTGCTGCTGAGTCCCGGCCACGTCGTCAACGTCCCGAGCCTGCATCCGTCACCGCCGCTCGGTGTGCACGCGGACGCCGAGCGCACTCTCGACGCGTTCTCCTTCGAACCCGGTGACACGCTCCTGCTCTACACGGACGGTGTGGTGGAGGCCCGGGACACGCGCGGCAGGTTCTACCCGCTCGCCGAGCGCGTCGCGCGCTGGACCGACGACAGCCCCGAGGCGCTGATGCACCACCTGCGGCGCGACCTGCTCGACCACGTCGGCGGCCGGCTCAACGACGACGCCGCGCTCATCGCCGTGCACCGCACACCGGTCGAGCGGCGCCGCCATCACGGCCGCGTCGGCGGCGGCGACACCGCCCGGCACGGCGCCGGTACGGAGGCCGGCAAGCCGGCCGGCTGACCCGGCTCGCCAGGACCCGCCGGCACCCCGGGCCGACGGGTCGCCGTGCGCCATCGCCGTCCGGCCGGACGTTCAACTCCCTTTGCGCCAATGTTCAGTCCCCGGGGTGGCCCGCCCGGCACGGCCGTTGCGAGAATCACCGGCGCCCCCAGAACAGGGAGACCCCGTGCGACTTCCGCTGTCCCCGCGCAACGTGCTCGCCGGCCTGGCCCTGACGCCGGCGCTCCTGCTCCCGGCCACCGCCCACGCGGCACCGGGCGGCCCGCACCCGCACCGCTTCGACCTCCAGGCCCACCGCGGCGGCATCGGCATGACGACCGAGGAGTCCCTCGAGGGCTTCGCCAAGGCCATGCGGCTCGGGGTGTCCACGCTGGAGCTGGACACCCAGGTCACCAAGGACCTCAAGGCCGTCGTCAACCACGACCGGCAGATCAGCGGCGTCAAGTGCGCGGACACCGGCCCGGTCACGCCCGGCGATCCGCTGTACCCGTACGTCGGGAAGTACATCAAGGATCTGACGCTGGCTCAGATCAAGACGCTGGACTGCGGGTACCGGCAACTCCCGGGCTTCCCCGAGCAGGAGGTCGTCGAGGGCTTCCGGATGGCGGAGCTAAGGGATGTCCTGAATCTGGTCAGGAGCTACCACGCCGACCGGCTCAAGCTGAACATCGAGACCAAGGTCGAGGCGGGGACGCCCGAACAGACCGCGCCGCGTGAGGTGTTCGTCCGGCGGGTGTACGAGGAGATCCACCGTTCGGGCATCGAACGGCAGGTCACCATCCAGTCGTTCGACTGGGGCGCGCTGAAGGCGATGCACCGACTGGCGCCCCGGTGGCCGCTGGTGGCGCTGACCAACTACGACTTCCTCCAGGTCGGCATGGACGGCGCGTCCCCGTGGCTCGGCGGGATCGACGCGGACGACTACGGCGGGGACTTCGTCCGGGCGGCCGCGACAGTCCCGGGCCTCACGACGCTCTCCCCCAACTACGGCTTCCCGCAGAACGGCAAGGTCGGCGACCCCGGGTTCCGTTTCTACGCCGACGAGGCGATGGTCGCCGAGGCGCACGCACGCGGGCTGAAGGTGGTCCCCTGGACCTGCGACGACATGCCGACCGTGGCCGCGCTGATGGACGCGGGCGTCGACGGCGTCATCACCGACTACCCGAATCGCGTACGGCAGTTGATGGCCGACCGCGGGCTGCCGCTGCCCCGGCCCTACCGTCCGCGCGGGCACGCCTGAAAGTACCGCGGGCGTGAGCCCCGCCCCGAGTGGGGCGGGGCGGGACCGCACGCCCCGTCCTCCGGGTCAGCGGACCGGCTTGAGGTCCGTGATCTTGAGGGTCTTGAGGTCGGACAGGACGTCGATGCCGGTGACCCGCGCGTGCGGCCCGTCGCTCCAGGTGAGGGTGACCCGGCTGGTGGCGTGGCCCGCACCGGAACCCGTGTGGGCCACCTTCCACTTCACCGGCACGTTCTGCGCGAACAGGACGCCGTCGGCGTGCTGCCTCTTCTCGTAGGCGGCCACCTTCGCGCGGGCGGAGGAGGAGAGGTAGAAGCCTCGCAGGGCCTTGGCGCCGGTGGCGGCGGACGGGTCGTCGGTGGCCCGGGCGGAGTCGATGTAGGCCGCGTAGAAGTCGGCCACGTGCTGGGTGACGTCGCGCGGGTCGCCCTGGGCGGTGGACACCGCCCCGGCGCGGGCGGTGCGGTTCGCGCCGGCGCCCGCGAGGGCGGGCGTCACGGCGGCCAGGCTGAGGCCGGCGGTGAGGGTCACTGCGGTGAGGAGGGTCTTGCGACTGCGGACGGACATCTTTCTCGTTTCCCCCGTTTTCCTCGCGACCGGCACCGTTCGGTCGTCGGCGGACCGTAAGACCGTGCTTTCCGCGCTCCGGTTCCGCTTCTTTCCGCTTTCTTGGCACTCAATGCCCGGAAGGTGGAGACTCGAAAAGGTTCAGACTCAAACCGGCCGGGTTTCGCCGCTCTTTCGGTCATTCCGCTCCGGGTGACCGCCCTTCGCCGACGAGCCGGGCGAGGTTGTCGAGAGCCATACGGGTGCCCAGCTCGTTGTCCTCGCGGGGTACGGCGTCGGGGACGCCCTCGTGCAGCATCTCCACGTCCGTGCCGCCGCCGCTCGCCGTGAGCTTCGTCGTCAGGGTCATCGTGGACCGCAGGGCGTCGTCGCCGGACTCGAAGGCGAACACCTCGACGACCAGGGCGTCGGGCACGAGCCGGGCGAAGTGGCCGCGGTAGGTGTCGGTGTGGCCGCCGGACTTGCCGGTGCCGCCCCCGCCGTCGTAGGTGAGGGAGACGCGGAACTCCCCTCCCTCCCGGGCCTCGAAGGCGTGCACGCGCGCGGTCATGCCGGCCGGGACCCGCCAGGCCGCGAGCGCGTCCGGATCGAGCAGGGCCCGGTAGACGGCCTCCGGGGGCGCCTGCACATGCCGGGTGACTCGAGTGGAGTACATGGCCTCACGCTAGCGGCCGCGGGGCGGCCGGGCCGGTCGTGGCGCACGACGTCGGGGGTGCCGGTGGGCACGTGCCGGTGAGCGGGGCCGGGTGGCCGCCCGGGGGCAGCCGGCGTCCGGCACGGGCCGATGCGGCGGGGGTCAGAGATCCTTGCGGATCGTGTCGAGCATGGCCTCGGCGGTCCGGGCCGGTGCGGCCTGGGCGCCCAGCCGGTCCAGCGCCTCGCGGTACAGCCCGACGTCGCCCGCCTTGTCGAGGTAGACGGCCCCCGCGAGTCCGTTGAGGTAGACGATGTCGGGCAGTTCGGGGGCCCGGAACCGGAAGAGGTGGAAGGTCCCGGCCCGCATGGCGGGGTGCGGGCCGTTGGCGAACGGCATGAACTGCAGCGTCACATGGGGCAGCCGGCCGATCTCGACGAGGTGGTCGATCTGTGCGCGCATCACCTCGGTCCCGCCGACCGGCCGGCGCAGCACGGTCTCGTCCATCACCACCCACACCCGGGGCGGAGCCTGCCTCGTCAGCAGTTCCTGACGGCGCATGCGCAGCGCGACCCGCCGCTCGGTGGCCTCGGCCGAGGCGTTCGGGTCGCCCACGCCGAGCAGGGCCCGGGCGTAGTCCTCGGTCTGGAGCAGT of the Streptomyces sp. 1222.5 genome contains:
- a CDS encoding glycerophosphodiester phosphodiesterase family protein — translated: MSPRNVLAGLALTPALLLPATAHAAPGGPHPHRFDLQAHRGGIGMTTEESLEGFAKAMRLGVSTLELDTQVTKDLKAVVNHDRQISGVKCADTGPVTPGDPLYPYVGKYIKDLTLAQIKTLDCGYRQLPGFPEQEVVEGFRMAELRDVLNLVRSYHADRLKLNIETKVEAGTPEQTAPREVFVRRVYEEIHRSGIERQVTIQSFDWGALKAMHRLAPRWPLVALTNYDFLQVGMDGASPWLGGIDADDYGGDFVRAAATVPGLTTLSPNYGFPQNGKVGDPGFRFYADEAMVAEAHARGLKVVPWTCDDMPTVAALMDAGVDGVITDYPNRVRQLMADRGLPLPRPYRPRGHA
- a CDS encoding metallophosphoesterase produces the protein MIRVAAVGDIHMGPESQGTLRPSFDTLPECADVLLLAGDLTRHGTPEEAAVVAREIEGLAVPVVAVLGNHDHHDERPEEVTAVLREAGAHVLEGEAVVVTAGGARIGVAGTKGFGGGFVGRCAGEFGEPLMKEFVRYTRRSADALHGALKDLGDCDVRIALTHFAPVPDTLAGEPLEIYPFLGSYLLAEAIDTGGADLAVHGHAHAGTEHGMTSGGVRVRNVAQPVIGQAFHVYHLPGGPDRQQA
- a CDS encoding SRPBCC domain-containing protein, which codes for MYSTRVTRHVQAPPEAVYRALLDPDALAAWRVPAGMTARVHAFEAREGGEFRVSLTYDGGGGTGKSGGHTDTYRGHFARLVPDALVVEVFAFESGDDALRSTMTLTTKLTASGGGTDVEMLHEGVPDAVPREDNELGTRMALDNLARLVGEGRSPGAE
- a CDS encoding PP2C family protein-serine/threonine phosphatase, producing MRSRIGGAGARQPWQSSHALILLPITLIAVITAVDMHAPTDVHLGPTLVIAPAITPSFAGPWTTAGIGALATGAQILIGATHGGLYTTNHIVQIITLALLSVLCVIYSALRERRQAQLAQVRTVAEAAQHVLMWPLPEQIGPLRIASLYLAAEDEAQIGGDLYAATVSDGAVRVLIGDVRGKGLPAIGEAALLLSSFRESAHRHVPLAELATSLDQSVSRYAADLEPPEEAGERFATALLVEIPDHDPVTRMTSCGHPPPLLLSPGHVVNVPSLHPSPPLGVHADAERTLDAFSFEPGDTLLLYTDGVVEARDTRGRFYPLAERVARWTDDSPEALMHHLRRDLLDHVGGRLNDDAALIAVHRTPVERRRHHGRVGGGDTARHGAGTEAGKPAG
- a CDS encoding BON domain-containing protein is translated as MTDASASPPTGAANLDYRVAHLAEHLASGPLGELGVRVELRGDAVLLTGTVPSAQCRDEILDKAREELAGHPVHSDMLIAGTSSPDHGEDLT
- a CDS encoding helix-turn-helix transcriptional regulator, coding for MTAEADWGGAPSVLRMILGRQLEELRIRAGLGYAEAGDALGVSHSTIRRMEAAKVARLRLADAEKLLQIYGVTDRREIDAFLRSVREANQRGWWHTYRDVMPDWFAAYLSLEQAASQIRAYESQFVHELLQTEDYARALLGVGDPNASAEATERRVALRMRRQELLTRQAPPRVWVVMDETVLRRPVGGTEVMRAQIDHLVEIGRLPHVTLQFMPFANGPHPAMRAGTFHLFRFRAPELPDIVYLNGLAGAVYLDKAGDVGLYREALDRLGAQAAPARTAEAMLDTIRKDL
- a CDS encoding nucleotidyltransferase family protein produces the protein MTHNGEDTAPARRPEATGLHLATGGRDPAAPALPEPSALPEDRSQAILEATKQIGALLKRAGHPFALAGSVAVYAHGGSRYLQHDADFAILPEDAEAVAGTLREAGLAVRIPPEDWLLKTTCHGQNVDVIFALAHQPVTKDMLDRAHVLPVDSVLMPVLCPTDLIHSLISAFSEHYCDFGSVLPVARAVREKVDWDVVREECGDQPMPAAFLFLLERLNVIDPQEGQP
- a CDS encoding MFS transporter; amino-acid sequence: MRWWSAANFVSNAGTWMQLTVQNLLVLQITGSAAATGLSMSVQAAPALFVSLLGGAAVDRWHRRLTVALSQALLGAVAFATALLVALDRIDMPALLVLAAVTGLIATVDGPACALLGNDLVPVADVPSAIGVGSLVHSAGRLTGTALAGVTVGFLGTAAAYAANGVSFLFVAAVVPFLRPAPGAAAREPVADAPAAPARAEMSVREGLTFFARRPRLVALAGITGISSVFGRNYGLTLAVLVTGPLAGGAGAFGTVSTVLAVGGILGAVLGARLHKPSVRTVGLLAAAGALLQVVAGLSPSLAVLLVLVLPMAVVESVSDTAGTAVLQTDPPAHLRGRVLGVWSSIGTVWGLGGPPLLGLLMEWAGARGALVAGGLLIAGSIGAGLLVRRRGGPVPVALAAKDGDVAGRSALGTAA